The Primulina eburnea isolate SZY01 chromosome 12, ASM2296580v1, whole genome shotgun sequence genome includes the window CCGGACAAAATTCGTAGATGGTGTCTCTACTGTACAGAGAACTGTGACAAATAAACAAAGCAAGTGATTCCAGCTATCTGGTAAGGATTATATTTCCTGATGTATTTCACAAAATAATGCTGAGTATAACAAACCTACCATAAACCTTGGATTCTTTAGTCATCTTGCAAATGTTTTCTTTGTGCCAATATTGGACTTTGCTTCTGCTCTAAAGTTTTCGTTATCTTTCATGGCTGAAATTGGTCATTGGCATCACGAGCGGCTAAGTTTTGATATAGTGAGTTTACTTCGAAACCAGCTACATAGATACTTTATAACAGAATTAAGGGTAGTCAAATTTATAGAAACGCCAATGGAAAAGATCATGGAATATGCTCGTCTATCTGGAAGCTGTTATCGCTCAACTTTGAATGACATACTACTTTCGTTAGATATGTAGCTTAATGAATTTCTCTTCATTATGCtttaatttttcttattttcttgCAGCCCTCGGCCTTTCATAGCTTTCCACAACAATCTGATGGTCATGGGTAGGCTCTCTGATTTCAATCTCAGTCATTTCGTATGTGTTGTGTAAGATGTATTCAACTTTTTTTTTGCTGAAGACTCCAACTCCCTTTAATGTAAGTAATTTTATATGAGCTTCATGCGTTTATACTTCTGTACCTTTTGGATTATGCTTTCTTGATGTGTAATCCCAACAATAGATTTGAATGGCCTTGGTAGAACCATAAAAATGTCATGCaacatttatttgtttatttattgttgaatagCTAGACCGAGCCAGGTTCCTTTGGTTCCAAAGGATTGTAATTCCAAAACTAAAAGAACTGGGACAGGAACTGAGGGTTTATGGTTCGAGATTATTTATTAAGAATTAGATGAACCAATTAACAAAatagttttatttaatttctaattaatcaatttttttgaTAATTTAGTAAAATCaccattttattttttaaactaaattataaaaaataaatttcgtaaatgaaataaacactattttatttaattttaattaattaattagtacaTTTTCATTAACCTGTGAAATCATTATTTTACActgaataaattaaaaatcatatttttaataagttaagttttatgatttttaagaaCTTCAAAAACACTATTCGGATTTTTTGAACATAAAAAAATTAGCACAAGAATATCAAAACAATTGGATCTTGATATATAAAAAGAGAAAGTGAGACaaaatttttttagaatattATTTTTCGTCCTTTTAACTAGTATAATTTTGTTTTGATAATGTTGTTAATCAATCAACATATTTAGTCAATTAATTtgcacaatttttttatttttggtaaTTTTCTACGAAAATATTGACGTGATATCAGAAAATGATGATATGACATTAAAAAATAACGATATGACATCGAATATTGTAGATATGGACCGAATATTGTTGGCTTCTTTTAACATTCGGGTGAAAAAATaccaaaattgaaaaatatataaGTTTTCCCACTGTTTTAAAACTAaccaattgaatattgatcgaGTCTGGGTCTCTAGTTAGTGGAGAACCAAAGCCCTTATTATAACGTGCTCCCAACCTCCTTTTAAATAGATTGGATTTGACTTTGGTTTGGTAGGATATATTTGCACTTCTACCCCTATCAACTATCATAAATTACTCAAATGCTCGCTTTCCCATACATGATACATGCATGCTTTATTTTTCTGACGAAGACTTTTGTTAAAACCATGGAAAACCCACAACGGCGGAGGCACCAACACGCTGCCGTCTGCGGCGGAACATCCCCTCGGCTTGTCCGAAGCAAAAGCGGAGGTCCTGTGGCAACTTCTCTGGTGGAAGTGCAAACCTTTATTTCCAAATTTTCCAGAACCTCTAAAGTCGGAGAAAACTCCAACACCTCTACAgtgaaaatgaagaaaaagtcACCGGAAACCGCCGGTGGGTTTGTAAGGTTTCTGCCACGGGACAAGAGCAAGAGCGAAGCGCCACCGAGGAATACGAGATCAGCTTCCACTTCTCCTTCAGCATGGGCATTGTCCCCAGGCCGATCTTTGACTGGTTCTTCAATAATTGCTGCGGCATCGGCGGCGGTTGCGGTTCATCAAAAATCTCCGGCAACAGCAGGAGCTTTGACTCTGTTCAAATCTCAGGCGGGTGCTCCAGCTGTGGCGAGGCCGAAATCTCCGGCGAACTCGGAGAAATCGATGAAGAAGGGATCGAAAAGCGGGGGCGTTGGAGGGTTGCTCAAGTACTTGAGACAGAAGAAAGTTTCGCCTGTATTGGAAGAAGAGTACCATCAGTTCAGCGTGATGTACAACAAGTTGTTGCAGTGGAGGTTCGCCAATGCTCGAGCTGAGCCGTCAATGGCTGCTGTCAAGAAAATTTCTCAGGTACCCATTACTTCTTATCCTAATTAGATTCAAAGTTATTTCTCAATGATAATTATATGTCATCTACtatgaaaaaattcaaaatgtgataaattttgagggaaaaatagaaaaaaaaaacagaagatATTAGTGCATTAATGAAGTTTTTCATTTTCAAACTGGAGCATGTGAAATAAATCTTTCtaaaatatatgatatatttaaATGTATCATTTACCAGGGTGATCACAATGCGATTTTGCggttaaaaaacaaaaacaaaaatcgaATTGTCATATACGGTTGGTTAGTCTTATTAAAAATCGTGTGGAATAAGATTTACTTTTTTAAACCATTTTGAGTGGTTTCGGTCGGTTTGccctttttttttaatgttaaaGTAGAatgtataatattaaattttatattcaaaTTGATTCGAATATAATAATAACTTAgtgttttcaaaaaaaaaagaagctcGAATCATATagaaataaaatttgataaaacgATAATCATGATTCAAAACTAATTTAATAAATTCTAGTATGTTTGGACACAACAAGACACTACTAAAATGACATTTGCCAAATTTAAAACTTCGTTATTTTCTTTGACGCTAGGTGTAGCTTCGTTACTCATGATTTCTCACTTTTGAGActaatttgaaaaatatttaagaagaatatgattttttttttgtagggaATGAATTTTGAACGAGAgttaagaaaaaataaatgATGATGTCTTTAATTGAATACGTCTTCATATTTTTATCAGTCTATGTCAAATACTATGACAAATGTTTGAGTGGTT containing:
- the LOC140808022 gene encoding QWRF motif-containing protein 7 codes for the protein MENPQRRRHQHAAVCGGTSPRLVRSKSGGPVATSLVEVQTFISKFSRTSKVGENSNTSTVKMKKKSPETAGGFVRFLPRDKSKSEAPPRNTRSASTSPSAWALSPGRSLTGSSIIAAASAAVAVHQKSPATAGALTLFKSQAGAPAVARPKSPANSEKSMKKGSKSGGVGGLLKYLRQKKVSPVLEEEYHQFSVMYNKLLQWRFANARAEPSMAAVKKISQKKLFSGYARISIIRNVIAEKRSQIQKLKHEIKLNHILNSEMSLLNEWSRLEARNAEAVGRVSRKMSAASVCLPLLHDSKADAMSLYDAMSKAVGVMDNIEATISGMHLQAEKACFMLLELSVVLKQQKQSHEELGNTINSVAASLEVQEKSLRAHRIQLAKEVK